The following nucleotide sequence is from Actinomycetes bacterium.
TGTCGTCCTGGCCGACGGCGATGAGGGCGGCGAGCAGGGCGGTGAGGGCGCCGACGACCACCACCACGGTCTGGGCGGTGGGGGAGGCTTCGAACAGGACGTGGGTGCGGGCAACCAGGAACACGCCGGCGGTCACCATGGTGGCCGCGTGGATGAGGGCGGACACCGGGGTGGGGCCGGCCATGGCGTCCGGCAGCCAGACGAACAGGGGGATCTGGGCGCTCTTGCCCGCGCAGGCGAGGAACAGCAGGAGCGCGACGGCGGTGGCGGTCCCGCCGGCGAGCCCGCTCACCTGGCCGAGCACGTCGTCGAAGTCGAGGCTGCCGAACCGCTGGAAGAGCAGGAACATGGCGATCAGGAAGCCGATGTCGCCGACGCGGTTGGCGATGAACGCCTTTTTCGCCGCCGGCGGGGCCCAGACCTCCTCGGTCTCGTCGGGGACACCCTCGACCAGCCGGGCGTCGGGCTGGACCACCGGGAGCCGGCGGTTGAACCAGAACCCGATGAGCAGGTAGGAGCAGAGCCCGACCCCCTCCCAGCCGAGGAACATGACCAGGAAGTTCTGGGCCAGCACGAGCACCAGCATCGCGGCGACGAACAGGTTCAGCCAGGCGAAGAAGGTCTGGCGCCGCTCGTCGTCGGCCATGTAGCCGATCGAGTAGAGGTGGATGAGGCTCGAGACCCCGGTGACGACCAGCGCCATGGTGGCCGAGAGCTGGTCCCAGCGGAAGTCGAAGGAGACCCGCAGGTCACCGGAGGTGAACCACTCGTAGCCGCGCAGGGTCTGGGTGCGCGACTCGCCGTCGTGGGAGAGCAGCGCGAGCAACGCGGCTACGGCGACCGCGAACGATGCCGCGACCAGGGCCGTGGCCAGCCAGCCGGCCAGCTGCCGCAGCCGCCGCCCGAGCGCGACGTTGACCGCGAACCCGGCCAGGGGCAGGAGCGGCAGCAGCCAGACCAGGCGGATCGTGCCGGTTGCGTTCAGGGCAGGGTCACCCCCTGAGCAGGTTGACGTCGTCGACGCTGGTCGACGAGCGTTTGCGGAAGATGGCGACGAGGATGCCCAGGCCGGTCACGACCTCGGCGGCGGCGACCACCATCACGAAGAACGCCAGCACCTGGCCGTCGAGCGTGCCGTTGCGCCTGGCGAAGGCGATGAACGACAGGTTGACCGCGTTCAGCATCAGCTCCACGCACATGAACACCACGATGGCGTTGCGCCGCACCAGCACCCCGACCACCCCGACGGTGAACAGCGCGGCGCTGAGCAGCAGGTAGGCGTTGGTTCCGAGCTTCATGGGCGACGCTTCCCGAGGACGAGGGCCCCGACCGCGGCCACGACGAGCAGGATCCCGGTCGCTTCGAAGGCGAACACGTAGCGGGTGAACAGCAGGCGGCCGACCGCCTGGGTGTTGCCGCCCTGGTTGGCGGCGGTCAGGTCTCCAGCTCCGCCTGACAGCCCCCCGTTGAGGACGGCGACGACGACCGCGGCCAGCAGCAGCACGCCGAGCACCCCGGCGATCACCCGCTGGCCGGGGATGGTCTCGGACAGGACCTCCTGGCTGCCGATGCCGAGCAGCATGAGCACGAACAGGAACAGCACCATGATCGCGCCGGCGTAGACGATGACCTGGACCGCGGCCAGGAACTGGGCCTGCAGGAGCACGTAGAAGCCGGCCAGGCAGAAGAAGTTCACCACCAGCAGCAGAGCCGAGTAGACCGCCTTGCGGCTCGTGACCATGCCGATCGCGGTGACGACGCTCAGGACGGCGAGCGGGATGAACGTCACGAACTCGGCCCGCTCGGCGGCGGTCGTGGCGGCGACGGTAATCATCTGGGCACGACCTCGTCGGCGGGCAGCTCGCGGTCGGCCTGCCTGCTCTCCTGGGCCCGCAGCAGCGCCCAGACCGGCTCGGTCGACTCCTGGGAGACCGACGCCTGGGGCCCGTAACGCGCGATCGCAGGCGGCCCGTCCCCGGCGTCGGCATGCGGGAGCGGCTTGGCGCCGGGCGGGACCGGGGCGAGGAGCTCCGGCTTGTCGTAGACAAGGTCCTGGCGGTGGGCGGCCGACATCTCGTACTCATTGGTCATGGTCAGCGCCCGGGTCGGGCACGCCTCGATGCACAGGCCGCAGAAGATGCAGCGGTTGTAGTTGATCTGGTAGATGGCCGCGTACCGCTCCCCCACCGAGTAGCGCGCCTCGGGGGTGTTGTCGGCCCCCTGCACGTAGATGGCGTCGGCCGGGCAGGCGTAGGCGCACAGCTCGCACCCGATGCAGCGCTCGAGGCCGTCCTCGTACCGGTTGAGCTGGTGGCGGCCGTGGAAGCGGGGCGAGGTGGGGCGCTTCACCTCGGGGTACTGGATCGTGTTCCGCTTCCGGAACATGCTCCGGAAGGTGACCGAGAGGCCCTTGAGGATCTCTGAGGACATCATGAGGTGGACCCTCCTGGGGCGGTGCGGTCCGGGGTGCCAGGACGCTTCCTGGACTCCTTGGGGCCGGGGACGAACAGGGACGCCAGCAGCAGGACGACCAGGACCCCGATGGCGACGTACAGCACCCGCCGGTTCACCGCGGACAGGTCCACGGTGAGCACGACGCTGGTCACCGCGATCCAGAACAGCGCGATCGGGA
It contains:
- the nuoK gene encoding NADH-quinone oxidoreductase subunit NuoK; translated protein: MKLGTNAYLLLSAALFTVGVVGVLVRRNAIVVFMCVELMLNAVNLSFIAFARRNGTLDGQVLAFFVMVVAAAEVVTGLGILVAIFRKRSSTSVDDVNLLRG
- the nuoI gene encoding NADH-quinone oxidoreductase subunit NuoI, yielding MSSEILKGLSVTFRSMFRKRNTIQYPEVKRPTSPRFHGRHQLNRYEDGLERCIGCELCAYACPADAIYVQGADNTPEARYSVGERYAAIYQINYNRCIFCGLCIEACPTRALTMTNEYEMSAAHRQDLVYDKPELLAPVPPGAKPLPHADAGDGPPAIARYGPQASVSQESTEPVWALLRAQESRQADRELPADEVVPR
- a CDS encoding NADH-quinone oxidoreductase subunit J → MITVAATTAAERAEFVTFIPLAVLSVVTAIGMVTSRKAVYSALLLVVNFFCLAGFYVLLQAQFLAAVQVIVYAGAIMVLFLFVLMLLGIGSQEVLSETIPGQRVIAGVLGVLLLAAVVVAVLNGGLSGGAGDLTAANQGGNTQAVGRLLFTRYVFAFEATGILLVVAAVGALVLGKRRP